GGGAAAAGAAAATAATAAACAAAAGAAAAATAAATCCAATGAGGTAACTGCCTATAAAGCCAAAATGAATAATCGGCGTTTGATAAATAGAATCAACAATCAATATAGCTCCGATAAAAAGCATACTAATCATAATCGGTAACATAAAAATCAAAAACTCTTTTATTTTCGAAACCTGATTCCTAGCTACATAGCGAAAGGCAAACATAACTCCCCCAAGGAACAAGATACTATTGACAATCGATCCGATAATTTTTAATAAACTATAGCTTAATGGACCTTGTATCAGATCACCCAAAATCGAAAACGACATGGCACCAATGATAATGAGTGGAACGTATTTGGCCCAAGCTCGATAATCATTCTTCATTTCACTTGAAATACTCATCATATATTCCTTCGGGGATGCACCGACAATTTGGTCTATGGATTTTCCATTTTGTTCGGCTTCATATAAATGAACCTCAAGTTCATCGGTAATTTCTTTCGTCTCTTGTTCATTTTTCCCGCTTGAAAACAAGTAAAGCTTTAAATCATCAATAAATTTTTCGCTTTTTTTAGATAGTTGATATTCCACCACTTCTCCACCTCTCCCTTTAATTCCCTTCTTTAATAACGGCGTTCACACATTTCTCAAGCTGAAACCATCTCGTTTGAAAATCATTTAATTCCTGCTGCCCCTTGCTGGTTAGCGAATAGTATTTTCGCTTTGGGCCGGCTGTTGAGTTCCTAAGGACAGAAGTAACAAGCCCTTCCCGCTGCATTCTCATTAATAATGGATAGATGGTCCCTTCACTGATCGTATCAAAACCATACTCACTTAAACTTTCAGCCATCTCATATCCATAACACTCCTTCTTAGCGATGATGGCCAAGAGACAGCCATCTAATATTCCCTTCATCATCTGTGTTTGTGACATTTCTTCACCGCTCTCACTATCTTGTATTACAAGGTATGCAATCAGCATATAATAATATATCTTGCATTACAAGAGTAATGTTGGATAATTTATACATTTCTACTTATACAACAGAACTTTCAGACAAATAGAAAGGGGGCAGCTGCCTGAGCTCCCCCCTTTAAATATTATTTCAAACCCGGAGCTTTTGTAATATCACTAAGCTTAGGGTTAATGGCCATGATTTTCGCGTTGACACCTGTAATTTCAAATCCAGCCAATCTTTTGGTATGCATATCTAAATATTTTTCAGCTGTTTCTTTTGTTTCGAAAATATAAATGCCGCCGGCTTCGTTTGTTTCAGGACTCTCTGTCCATATTTTCCACATGAAGCCTTCTTCCTCATTTATGCTTTGTGCTAAACCAGAAAACGCTGCCGCCATTTCATCTCCGAAAGGTCCATTCATTGTAAAATCAACTTGTAATACGTATGCCATAAATCATTCTCCTTTTATTTTGTAAAATAGGATTCCCCTAGAACTTCTTTCTTTTGATAACTGCCTTGTGGTAGTTCTTTTTCAACAAAAGCGTTAATTTCGGTTTGTTCAAGATCGTACATGACTTCAATTTCTTTTGAAAATAAAAGCTTTTCTTTTTCAAGTAAGCTAGATAGAGGAGGTTGTGGGTTTGGCTGCAATTCTTCCCTGTTTAAAACCTGCTTTAGTCCATCGACATAGGATTCAAACGGACGCCCCCCAACAATTTTCACACCTTTGTTTTCTTCATTGATCATAATTATCGTTGGAAATCCTCTAGCACCCAGACTTCTTGCAAGAGCAAAATCTTCATTTAATAATTGCTGTCCTGCTGGCTGTTCGGCTTCACTTACAATCACTTCTCCATCAAGGCCGAGTTTATTGACGATTTCGATTAGAACAGATAGATCCGAAATATTTTGATTAAATGCGAAAAGCTCTTCTCTAGCACGTCGTAAATACTCATAAGCCAATGCATCATTATAATTTTTTTGAATCACTTTATAGACGCGTGAAGGCGGGAAGGATGATTGAACAGGATTGTCAATCATGAGTGATCCATCAATAGGCATGCGAGAATGCTCACCCACTTCCCTCCAATGAGGGGCAACGTCCGCAGGTTTGTAAATTCCGTTTGCAGGATCGATGGGCCCATCATGCCATTTTTCCAATAATCCACCCATCACCGGATGAAAGTTGAAATAGTGTCCATATTGTTCTTTGAAACGACGAAGGACCGGTTCAATCGCCCAGCAATGAGAGCAAATGGGATCCGTGACATAATAAACTTCAATGGATTTTTTTGGCTGACTAAAATTAATCAGCCCCATTTCTTCCTCTCCAGCTACTCCACATACACCTGTTTCTAAATCACAAATCATATTATTGTTCTTCATGTTCAATCCTCCTACAATGGTTTGTATTTGCTTTATGCAACTATCTTAGTAAATAATGATAGTAATCCATACCAATAGTTCCTTCGATATGTCGGTTATACAACACATTGAAGAAATTGTTGAAAAAGTAGGAGTGACCACAAAATGACCCAATCAAAGACGGATCCCCGAGTGCTGCGGACTCGCAGATTAATTATGGATTCTTTCATTGAACTTTCCGCTAAAAAAGAATTTAAGGATATTACCGTAAAAGATATTACAACAGAAGCAATGATCAATCGCGCCACTTTTTATTATCATTTTGAAGACATATATGACTTGTTAGAGAAGGCATTATCTGAAGTATTATTAGTGAATCTGAACGGTGATTTTTATAAAAATGACAAACTAAACGATGAGGCGTTCGTTAGTATTTTCATAGCAATCACCAATTTTCAAAAGTCATTATCTAATCGTTGTCATAGAGGGTACGAAGATACCATTGCCCGTATTATTAGAGAACAGCTCGAAATTATTTTTTACAAAATGCTAGTCAAACAAAATGCAGCCGAAGAAGATGAAGCACTTAAACTTAATGCGATTATCTTAAGCTGGGGGATTTACGGAGCTTCTGTGGAATGGAAACGAAAGGGTATGAACGTACAGCCGGAAGATTTCATTAAGCCAGCCCTCCCGTATTTAATGTCTGGGATTAAGTAATGTTTAAAGCCTGGCTTCGCATCCGTAAAAAATCACTTTCGACAAAAGACGATTGAATTCCTCTTAATTAATCGTTTGATTTAAACTTCCCTAAACCCTTATGAAAACGAACCTTATCCTCCTTTCAAAAGAATTTCTTGTCGAGGAGGAGGTTTGTTTTTCCCCCAAAATCCTTCAATTTTATCCAATAAAAACGACTTTCAACAATCTTTGACGGGTTCTTCCACAATGGCATGGTAATCAAACGATTGTGTAAAAGTGGGATAAACCACGTTATGAAAAGCTTTTTCTATTAAATCAAATAAATTTATTGTCGGTCGGTGGGTAAAATTTAATGATTATCTTGGTAAAACCCTCTAAAACGAGTGATTTCCCCTTTAAAATGCATTCTTTGGCAAAAATCTTGTTTTTCCCCTATTACACAAACGATTGATTAAATATGACCCAAACCCCTTCAAACACTTGGTCGTCACCCAAATTCTTATGAAAAATAGATCGAATTCTGCATTCCTAAACGAGGATATCGGCGATGCCTTTCAGAATAGGCATTAACACAAATGTAAAAGAGGTTGAATAATGTGTTAAAAAGCTTTTTAGGAGTGATGACTCATGGATATCCCTGTTTCTGGCTTTATGTACGCTTCAGATGATTCAGACCCAATGCATTCCCATCGACTTTATATAACTTCCTGGGATGGAAGGCCCGTTCATGTTCACGGTTTTAGCGGCATTACATCTTTTGACGACGGCCACAGCCATCAATACGCTGGACAGACCGAACCGGCACCTACTGGGGTCCCGCATACCCATAGATATTTCACGTTTACTTCAGTTAATGACAGACATAGACACCAAATACAAGGAGTAACAGGACCTGCCATTCCTTATGGAAATGGTGGACATTATCATGAATTTAACGGTTTTACCTCTGTAGAAGAAGCCCATAGACACCAATATGGCGGAAGTACAGGCCTCTAAAATCAAACCTATCCAAGTGAATTTTTTCATTAATAAAAAAAGGGAGGATTCTAAGAAAATAGAAATCCTCCCTTTTTGCATTACCAGCATCTACATTTAAATAAACAATTAATATTCCGGCATTGTTTGCGTTCATTATTATCATTCTTTTTATTTTCATTATGATGACAAGAATCCTTTTTCATTTGACCATACCTGTCGTTTTGTTTATCCCTACAACCACAATCATTCTTTTTGTGTTGATCTTGTTTATCTTTTTGATCTTGTTTTTTACAATCATCATGCTTGTCATTTTTGTCCTGCTTTTTACAATTGTCATGCTTGTCATTCTTGTCTTGCTTTTTACAATCGTCATGCTTGTCATTCTTGTCTTGCTTTTTGCAATCATCATGCTTGTCATTCTTGTTCTGATTTTTGTTGCAATCATCATGCTTGTCATTTTGATTCTGTTTTTCCTTATCCTCATGCTTGTCTTTACCTTGATGATGCTTATGATGGTGTTTCTTATTACCTTTCATTCCCCTTACTCCCCTTCTTAACAAACTCTTATATAACTAGTTTATTAAAATATTTGAAAAGGGTTTGGACGAACTGCCATCAATTTTACTTTAATTATGTAAGTGGGAACCAACAGGGACGGTTCTCATGGTTTTTATTTGACTAGTACGACCACAAGAACCGTCCCCACGCCCCCATTGTTTTAATCGCAGAAAGCAAAGGCACCTATAATGATTAATAAAATAAACAACACGATTATTATGATAAAACTCTCGCAACCACGCGTTTGAACACATGGAGCAGCATAGCCGTAATGCATTTGAGGCTGAGGAAGTACATTTGCCCCCATAGTATTTGACGGAATCATATTATCCATTGTAACACTTCCTTTCATGTGCGTAGAGAGCTGGTATGCCAATACACTATATAATACACATGAAAAGGAAATTGGAGCCCGTCTAGATTAAAAATATGATTTCATTACGTTATGAACGAATTAGAAGGCTGATTTTCAGGGACAAAGGAGGGACAAAGGGACGGTTCTCATGGTTATTAATTTTGCTAATACCGGCCACAAGAACCGTCCCCACGGGCAGTGTATTGGCGAAAAACAGTAGATAGAATAGGGCTTTGCTTGTATTCCTTGGGGACGGTTCTCATGGTTTTATGTGGTTATAGCGGGACGCAAGAACCGTCCCCATGGAAAACGATTCTACTCTATTGCTGCTTTCACTTCTTCTATCATGGATTGCGTTGAAGTAATCCCATTTCCTGCAATGTACCAGTTCACTGCATCTAGGTAGATAATCTTTCCATTTTTATACGCATTTGTTTTCTTTACTAACTCATTTTCAATGGTATCCTTTGCTGCTATTTCTCCACCAACTGCAGCAGAGCGGTCGATAACGAATAGAACATCTGGATTTTTTTCTAAAATATATTCAAACGTGACACTTTGACCGTGCTGTGCAACTTCAATATTTTGATCTACTGCTTTGAAACCAAACACATCATGTACAAATCCATAGCGTGATGCTGGACCAAAGGCACTTATCTTTCCTTCATTTGCCAGTAGAATTAATGCTTTGCTATCAGACGCGGATGCTTCTTTATTTAACTCATCAATACTTGCCTTTAGCTCATCCATTTTTGTAACAAGTGCGTCTTCCTTTTCAAAAATTTCAGCTAAGAGATTGAAATTCTTTTCAAGTGAGGGCATGTAGTTAGCATAATCTACATCTACAAACACCGTTGGAGCAATTTCTGCAAATTGATCATATAACTCTGCTTGTCTTCCTGAGATGAAAATAACATCTGGCTGTAATTCGTGCAGCGCTTCAAAATCAGGTTCTTTCAAGCTACCAACGTTGGTATATTCTGAACCTGCATACTTCTCCAACGTCTTAGGAACGATTGCTTGTGGAAGACCAGTTATTTCTACACCCAATGTGTCTAATGTATCAAGTACTCCAAAATCAAATACAACTACTTTCTTAGGGTTCTTTTCAATGGTAACTTCCCCGTATTTATGGGTAATCGTGACTTCTTTTGCTTTCTCTTCTGTTTTTTCTCCTTCAGAACCTGAAGATTTGCTCGTTTCCTCTGTGCTGCCGCATGCAGCTAATAAGAAAATCAGTGTGAACATAATTGATATAAAACGTAATTTCTTCATGTTTATAGTCTCCTTTTAATTAAATTTAACCAAAATACTTATGTACAGTCGTTTGTATCGACTACTTCTGGATAGTTATAAAAATCTATCTGTCTATCAATTAAATCTAAATCAGCTCCTCTTATTTTTGTTCCAGTTGAAAATGATTATCATTATCATGATTAATATCATATATTGTCAGATAACTAGTGTCAATAGGTAATTGAGAACTATTTTCATTTGAATCTTTGGGGACGGTTCTCATGGTCTTTTTTGGTTAGTTCCGTCCACTAGAACCGTCCCCTTGTCTCCCACCCATGCCAACATAAAAAAGGGAGTGCATTAGCACATCCCTTTACTGACTTTTCAATTATTGATATGAATTTTGGACGGTTCTCATGGTTTTTAATTTTGCCAACGATGTCCACTAGAACCGTCCCCATGTTTCATGGTTCAGGACCGTCCCTACGGCCTTCCTCCAAATTCAACCCCGAGTTCTGCCAGTTGTGCCTGCGCGTCTTCCCTGGTTATCGTTCCTGCTCGTTCTTTTTCCATGATTTCCTGTACCTTTGTTCTTGTTTCTTCGTCTAGATTTGAGAGCATGTCGCCACGGTTCCCACCGTCCATAGGGGCTTGCCCTCCACGGCCGCCACCGCCTGGCCCGCCGCTTTGAGCTGTTGTAATCCCAGATTCGTTCAGCCATGTTACGGAATCCGCAATCGTAAATTCGACTACTTTCGTACCTCCGGAATAGTCTCCATCCTTATAAAACCCATCCGCTTCACTACCGGTCGCTTTTCCATCAGAGTAAAGGGTGTATGTTCCATCCTTCTCAAGCTTTGGAGAACTGATGAATACAGCTTGGTAGTCTTTTTCAGGTGCAAAGGTTGCTACTGTATTTCCTTTACTGTCCTCCAAATGAAGAATCGTTCCTGCTGCCTGTGTTTCAGGATAGGTCATCAGCACGGAATGCTGCTTGGAATCCTCTGATGCAGCCTGTACCATTCCGGAACTGCCTGCAGCAATCAGCAAGCCGCCAGAAATATCTAAGGTTTGGTCATAATCAAGTGAACCATTGCCATTATTGGTCGGGCCGCTGACAATCACATTACCGTCCGTCATCGAAATCGATCCATTCGAATCCAAACCATCTCCCTGTGCATTCACATAAACATTCCCGCCGTTAATGGAAAGAAGATTGTTTTCCGAAGTGGTTGATTGCATATCTGGGTTTGACCCGTCAACACCGCCCCCAACATTGATACCATCGTCACTTGCATTGACCTCGATGTCACCGGCTGCAATAGTGATGACCAAGCTCTCGATTCCCTCATAACTTTTACTAATTGTGATATCCCCGCCATTAGCAAAGACCGCGGAATCTCCATGAATCCCGTCATCACCGGTAGCAATGGCCATTTTCCCACCCGTTATCGTTACGCTGTTATTACTGTGAACAGCATCATCTAAGGAATCAATTTCAAATGTACCGCCGCCAATACCAACCTCCGTTCCAGCTTTCAAGCCTTTTGCACTATCCGATTCTGACTCAGCTGCAGCAGCTGTTGTAGTGATGGTTGTTTGTCCTGGCCTTTGTCCCCCACCTTCTTTGGTTCCAACCGTTTCAGGACTTCCTCCACCGGTTGAGATTTTAAAGTCTCCATCTACAATCAATAACGAGGTTACTGCCTGGAAGCCATCATTAGCAGCAACAAGATCGAAAGCTCCGCCTTCAATGGCAATTACTCCTTTTGAAGCATCTTTATCGTTTGTTGATTTCACCGCATCTCCTCCTGCTTTAATGGTGAAATCTCCATCTTTCACAGCCAATAAGTCACGGCCCATCAGTCCATCATCCGCCGCCTCAATTTCAATGGTTCCGCCTGTAACCTTTAAATCATCTTTGCTGGTAATCCCATTATTGTAATTTCCTTTGACAACCAATTTCCCTGTACCATTAATCGTGAGGTTGCCTTTGCTGAAGACCGCTGCATTCGGTTCATCGTCCGAGCCTTCCAGGTTGTAGGTTTCACCATCCGAGATCGAATTTTCCGTCCCATCCTCAAGAGAAATGACCGTTTTTTCCGCCTTCTTCACATAAATCGGCGAATTTGCAGCGGAATTGATTTCCGCTCCATTCAGTACAAGCCGGACGGTCGCTTTATCCTCTGCGTCGACAATAATTTGCCCATCGTTCAGCTTTCCGCTAATTACATAGGTTCCGGAAGTTTTAATGGTGATGATATTTCCATCAACCATTGCCCCGCCGGAATCCTCAACAGTAGCTCCCGTACCCGTTAATTGAATGGAAGTCGTGTCATCACTTTTCCAGTCCGTATAAAGATCATCTTTGTCATACGTAACGATCCCACTAATGACGTCGGCAATATTTTTATCACCAATGGTACTCAAACTTTCTGCATTCACTGTGGCAACACTGTTATTGGCAGTATCACTCTCGCTGCTGTTATTGCTGCAGCCAAACAAGAGTGCCGTACACATAAGCGATGTGGCCAATTTTGTATATCTTGATTTTTTTATCAACATGATTAGCTCCTTTATGAAAATTTTGCTGAAAGTAATGGGTTTGTTTTCCCTATGAGCCATATTATTAAGGACGAACCTTAAACCAACCTTAAAAAATAAAACCATTTGCAATTTTGGAGTTTGCCTCTATAATCGGACTTATCAAAAGCTCAATGAGAGAAAAGGATGACGGTCAATGAAGCTATTAATCATAGAAGATGATAAGCATCTTTCAGATACGATTCGCGAAACAACCCAGGACCTGTTCGAAACAGCTCAGGCCTTCGATGGCGAGGAAGGACTTTTTCTGGCAGAGCAAAATATATTTGACGTCATCATATTGGACATTATGATGCCGGGAATGAATGGTTATGAGGTTTTAAAAGAGCTGCGGAAAAGCAATATTGATACTCCTGTCATCATGCTGACAGCGAAAGATGGGATCGATGATAAGATTCAGGGTTTCAAGGTTGGCGCCGATGATTATATGGTCAAGCCTTTCCACCGTGAGGAACTGCTTTTACGCCTGGAGGCAATGGTTAGGAGAGCCGGTGGCCGGTTTAAGGAAAACATCCTCTCCTTTAAAGAGCTAAAGCTTAATCTAAAAAATAAAACTGCTGAAATAAATGGAGAATTACTAGGAAAGCTGAACGGCAAGCAGTTCGACCTGCTCGAGTATTTGATTAACAATAAAAATACCATATTAACAAAAGAACAGATTTTTGACCGCATTTGGGGATTCGAGTCCGATACCTCAACAACAGTGGTCGAAGTGTATGCAAGCAATTTGCGGAAAAACCTGAAGAAGTATGGGTATGACCACTATATCAAGACCTTCCGCGGACTTGGCTATATGCTGAGCGAAGATGGTGAAAGCTAATGTTCAAAAAGAAGATTTTCCGACAGCAGCAGTTTAAGTTCATGATTCTTAATCTGCTGGCGTTTACCATTATTTTTGCGATATTCGGCATAATTATTTTTAGCCAGGTCCAAAACACTTTATATTCAAAAACAGATGAAGAGCTTTCATCGTTTAAAAATAAAATTGCCGACCATTTTTCAGGAGAAATAAAGTCTCCCATGCCGAATAATGGTGTAGATCCTACCGGTCCGCCAAATCGCCGGCAGAAAAATCCCAATCCTCGGATCATGGTCGTCGAGTGGAGTGAAGAAGGCCAAATCTTGAATAAAGATGAAATCGGGACCCTGCTCTACGAAAATTATTTGTATGATTACCAACTTGATAAGACAAATATTGATCAAGTTACGATGACACGAATTCATGACTTGTATGATTTCCGATATATCCTAATTGAAGATACAAATGAAGGCGATGAGATTGCCTACACACAGCTGATGATCAATGTTGATCCAGAACAGTTAATCCTCAACAACTTCGGAAAGCTCATCATCATCTGCTCTGTGATTTTCATCGTCCTGTCGATATCTGCAAGCTATTTCTTGTCGAAAAAAATGATGACCCCAATCATTCATTCCTGGAATAAGCAAGCTGAATTTGTTGAAAATGCCTCTCACGAACTCAGGACACCATTGACCATTATCCAGAACAAGTTGGAGCTCTTGCTTACCGCACCGCAAGAGAAAATAGCGAGCAAATTTGAGAACATTGCGTTAAGCTTGGCAGAAACAAGGCGTCTGTCTAAGCTAACATCTGATTTGCTAACATTGGCACGAGCGGATTCTGCCGAGACACAGTTGGT
This Neobacillus sp. YX16 DNA region includes the following protein-coding sequences:
- a CDS encoding PadR family transcriptional regulator, translating into MSQTQMMKGILDGCLLAIIAKKECYGYEMAESLSEYGFDTISEGTIYPLLMRMQREGLVTSVLRNSTAGPKRKYYSLTSKGQQELNDFQTRWFQLEKCVNAVIKEGN
- a CDS encoding monooxygenase — its product is MAYVLQVDFTMNGPFGDEMAAAFSGLAQSINEEEGFMWKIWTESPETNEAGGIYIFETKETAEKYLDMHTKRLAGFEITGVNAKIMAINPKLSDITKAPGLK
- a CDS encoding DsbA family protein, with product MKNNNMICDLETGVCGVAGEEEMGLINFSQPKKSIEVYYVTDPICSHCWAIEPVLRRFKEQYGHYFNFHPVMGGLLEKWHDGPIDPANGIYKPADVAPHWREVGEHSRMPIDGSLMIDNPVQSSFPPSRVYKVIQKNYNDALAYEYLRRAREELFAFNQNISDLSVLIEIVNKLGLDGEVIVSEAEQPAGQQLLNEDFALARSLGARGFPTIIMINEENKGVKIVGGRPFESYVDGLKQVLNREELQPNPQPPLSSLLEKEKLLFSKEIEVMYDLEQTEINAFVEKELPQGSYQKKEVLGESYFTK
- a CDS encoding TetR/AcrR family transcriptional regulator, translated to MTQSKTDPRVLRTRRLIMDSFIELSAKKEFKDITVKDITTEAMINRATFYYHFEDIYDLLEKALSEVLLVNLNGDFYKNDKLNDEAFVSIFIAITNFQKSLSNRCHRGYEDTIARIIREQLEIIFYKMLVKQNAAEEDEALKLNAIILSWGIYGASVEWKRKGMNVQPEDFIKPALPYLMSGIK
- a CDS encoding YmaF family protein, with amino-acid sequence MDIPVSGFMYASDDSDPMHSHRLYITSWDGRPVHVHGFSGITSFDDGHSHQYAGQTEPAPTGVPHTHRYFTFTSVNDRHRHQIQGVTGPAIPYGNGGHYHEFNGFTSVEEAHRHQYGGSTGL
- a CDS encoding YjcZ family sporulation protein → MGANVLPQPQMHYGYAAPCVQTRGCESFIIIIVLFILLIIIGAFAFCD
- a CDS encoding siderophore ABC transporter substrate-binding protein; amino-acid sequence: MKKLRFISIMFTLIFLLAACGSTEETSKSSGSEGEKTEEKAKEVTITHKYGEVTIEKNPKKVVVFDFGVLDTLDTLGVEITGLPQAIVPKTLEKYAGSEYTNVGSLKEPDFEALHELQPDVIFISGRQAELYDQFAEIAPTVFVDVDYANYMPSLEKNFNLLAEIFEKEDALVTKMDELKASIDELNKEASASDSKALILLANEGKISAFGPASRYGFVHDVFGFKAVDQNIEVAQHGQSVTFEYILEKNPDVLFVIDRSAAVGGEIAAKDTIENELVKKTNAYKNGKIIYLDAVNWYIAGNGITSTQSMIEEVKAAIE
- a CDS encoding carbohydrate-binding domain-containing protein, whose protein sequence is MLIKKSRYTKLATSLMCTALLFGCSNNSSESDTANNSVATVNAESLSTIGDKNIADVISGIVTYDKDDLYTDWKSDDTTSIQLTGTGATVEDSGGAMVDGNIITIKTSGTYVISGKLNDGQIIVDAEDKATVRLVLNGAEINSAANSPIYVKKAEKTVISLEDGTENSISDGETYNLEGSDDEPNAAVFSKGNLTINGTGKLVVKGNYNNGITSKDDLKVTGGTIEIEAADDGLMGRDLLAVKDGDFTIKAGGDAVKSTNDKDASKGVIAIEGGAFDLVAANDGFQAVTSLLIVDGDFKISTGGGSPETVGTKEGGGQRPGQTTITTTAAAAESESDSAKGLKAGTEVGIGGGTFEIDSLDDAVHSNNSVTITGGKMAIATGDDGIHGDSAVFANGGDITISKSYEGIESLVITIAAGDIEVNASDDGINVGGGVDGSNPDMQSTTSENNLLSINGGNVYVNAQGDGLDSNGSISMTDGNVIVSGPTNNGNGSLDYDQTLDISGGLLIAAGSSGMVQAASEDSKQHSVLMTYPETQAAGTILHLEDSKGNTVATFAPEKDYQAVFISSPKLEKDGTYTLYSDGKATGSEADGFYKDGDYSGGTKVVEFTIADSVTWLNESGITTAQSGGPGGGGRGGQAPMDGGNRGDMLSNLDEETRTKVQEIMEKERAGTITREDAQAQLAELGVEFGGRP
- a CDS encoding response regulator transcription factor, yielding MKLLIIEDDKHLSDTIRETTQDLFETAQAFDGEEGLFLAEQNIFDVIILDIMMPGMNGYEVLKELRKSNIDTPVIMLTAKDGIDDKIQGFKVGADDYMVKPFHREELLLRLEAMVRRAGGRFKENILSFKELKLNLKNKTAEINGELLGKLNGKQFDLLEYLINNKNTILTKEQIFDRIWGFESDTSTTVVEVYASNLRKNLKKYGYDHYIKTFRGLGYMLSEDGES
- a CDS encoding ATP-binding protein, producing the protein MFKKKIFRQQQFKFMILNLLAFTIIFAIFGIIIFSQVQNTLYSKTDEELSSFKNKIADHFSGEIKSPMPNNGVDPTGPPNRRQKNPNPRIMVVEWSEEGQILNKDEIGTLLYENYLYDYQLDKTNIDQVTMTRIHDLYDFRYILIEDTNEGDEIAYTQLMINVDPEQLILNNFGKLIIICSVIFIVLSISASYFLSKKMMTPIIHSWNKQAEFVENASHELRTPLTIIQNKLELLLTAPQEKIASKFENIALSLAETRRLSKLTSDLLTLARADSAETQLVKQKIHVDSFIRNVCVPYSEIAESQDKHFWLNLNSDIQIEADEVRLHQLLVILLDNALKYTGENDSIGVKTYLEEQRIVLEVSDTGIGIKEENRKQIFERFYREDKARTRESGGVGLGLSIAQWIVEQHNGTIKAIPNHSKGTTFKVKLPK